In Saccharomonospora marina XMU15, one genomic interval encodes:
- a CDS encoding restriction endonuclease subunit S — MNERWPRLRLGATYDVRDQRAGTEAESLPLMSVSQIHGVVPRSELVGDQGRAEDLTNYKICEPGDIVLNRMSAYNGALGVSRKRGVVSPDYLVMEPRATVISEFVAAWLKTPVGVFEMTSRLRGIGSVDAAQVRTPRVNESDLKTIVLSVPPIEEQRVIADYLDRETARIDTLIEEQQRLIEMLRERRRSVVDRAIGGLDTDDRRPTKDVWWPELPDGWTLLTLRRVIRALADGPHFSPNYVEDGVMFLSARNIKVDGWSLDDAKFISKDDYLEFSKRVVPESGDVLYTKGGTTGIARAVDLDFPFQVWVHVAVLKIRHDVVDPFFLAYALNSTPCYDQSQLFTRGATNNDLGLTRMVNIVLPVPPIEEQRRIVAKLDQQTAKIDTLIAETERFIELARERRAALITAAVTGQIDVREMV; from the coding sequence ATGAACGAGCGGTGGCCGCGGCTTAGGCTCGGAGCGACCTATGACGTCCGGGATCAGCGAGCTGGTACGGAGGCTGAATCGTTGCCGCTGATGTCGGTGTCTCAAATTCACGGTGTTGTGCCGCGGTCTGAGTTGGTTGGGGACCAAGGGCGGGCGGAGGACCTGACGAACTACAAGATCTGCGAGCCTGGCGACATCGTTCTCAACCGGATGAGTGCTTACAACGGAGCCCTCGGAGTATCGCGGAAACGTGGTGTTGTGTCGCCTGACTATCTGGTCATGGAGCCGCGGGCAACAGTGATCTCTGAGTTCGTCGCGGCTTGGTTGAAGACGCCAGTCGGGGTGTTTGAGATGACCTCTCGGCTGCGTGGCATCGGTTCCGTCGACGCAGCTCAAGTGCGTACGCCGCGAGTGAACGAGTCGGATCTGAAAACCATCGTGTTGTCGGTACCTCCGATCGAGGAGCAGCGGGTCATCGCCGACTACCTCGACCGCGAGACCGCCCGCATCGACACGCTCATCGAGGAGCAGCAGCGCCTGATCGAGATGCTCCGCGAGCGGCGTCGATCTGTCGTAGATCGAGCCATCGGTGGTCTCGATACCGATGATCGTCGTCCGACCAAAGATGTGTGGTGGCCTGAACTCCCGGACGGCTGGACTCTCCTGACCCTGCGGCGTGTGATCCGTGCACTGGCGGACGGGCCCCACTTCTCGCCCAATTATGTCGAAGACGGAGTCATGTTCCTGTCGGCGAGGAACATCAAGGTTGATGGATGGTCGCTCGACGACGCCAAGTTCATCTCAAAGGATGACTATCTCGAGTTCTCGAAGCGCGTTGTTCCCGAGTCAGGAGATGTGCTCTACACGAAGGGTGGCACCACAGGCATCGCGCGTGCGGTTGACTTGGACTTCCCATTTCAGGTGTGGGTCCATGTTGCGGTACTGAAGATTCGTCACGACGTCGTCGATCCATTTTTTCTGGCCTACGCGCTCAACAGCACTCCGTGCTATGACCAATCGCAGCTTTTCACCCGTGGCGCAACCAACAACGATCTAGGGCTGACTCGGATGGTCAACATCGTCCTTCCTGTTCCTCCCATCGAGGAGCAACGCCGCATCGTTGCGAAACTGGATCAGCAGACCGCCAAGATCGACACGCTGATCGCCGAGACCGAGCGGTTCATCGAGCTCGCTCGCGAGCGTCGTGCTGCGCTGATCACGGCGGCGGTGACGGGGCAGATCGACGTTCGGGAGATGGTGTGA
- a CDS encoding type I restriction-modification system subunit M: protein MSTLGSFIWSIADQLRGPYRPNQYGNVILPFTILRRLDCILEPDRETVRELAAKYDNPNRLRIEVKKATGRPFYNTSNYSFANLLADADGLTDNLADYIDRFSPDVDVFEYFDFKKEILALDKAGLLREIVTSFKGIDLHPDVVSNADMGDAFEYIIRKFNEAANETSGDHYTPRDAIRLLVDLLFAEKDVDLNEAGIVRTLYDPTAGTGGMLALAEEHLLSRNPDAKLSLFGQEYNPQSYAICKSDLLAKGHDATNIAFGNTLTNDAFKGRQFDYCMSNPPYGVDWKQYAKEVKKECDKAGPHGRFAPGLPPTSDGQMLFLLHLAHKMRAPEDGGGRAGIVMNGSPLFNGGAESGPSNIRKWLLENDLVDAIVALPTNMFFNTGIATYIWILDNTKHPERKGKVQLIDGTSFWTKMRKNLGSKGREISDADRAEIVKLYAEFDDADPDFSKVLRNDEFGYWTITVERPLLDESGKPVVDRKGKPKPDTKKRDTENVPFTYGGSTAGAAGKTEVIQAYFDAEVKPHVPDAWIDWAKVKTGYEIPFTRHFYKYIPPRPLAEIDADLEKQVAKILDLLREVEG, encoded by the coding sequence GTGAGCACGCTCGGTAGTTTCATCTGGTCGATCGCCGACCAGCTTCGGGGTCCCTACCGCCCCAACCAGTACGGCAACGTGATTCTCCCGTTCACGATCCTGCGCCGTCTTGACTGCATCCTCGAACCCGATCGCGAGACGGTGCGCGAGCTGGCGGCGAAGTACGACAACCCGAACCGGCTCAGGATCGAGGTCAAGAAGGCCACCGGCAGGCCGTTCTACAACACCTCGAACTACTCCTTCGCGAACCTGCTGGCCGACGCCGACGGGCTGACGGACAACCTCGCCGACTACATCGACCGGTTCTCACCCGATGTCGACGTGTTCGAGTACTTCGACTTCAAGAAGGAGATCCTCGCCCTGGATAAGGCGGGGCTGCTGCGCGAGATCGTCACGTCGTTCAAGGGCATCGACCTGCATCCGGACGTCGTCTCCAACGCCGACATGGGCGATGCGTTCGAGTACATCATCCGCAAGTTCAACGAGGCCGCGAACGAGACCTCCGGCGACCACTACACCCCGCGCGACGCGATCCGGCTGCTGGTGGACCTACTCTTCGCCGAGAAGGACGTCGACCTGAACGAGGCGGGCATCGTCCGCACGCTGTACGACCCGACCGCGGGCACCGGCGGCATGCTCGCCCTGGCCGAAGAACACCTGCTTTCGAGGAACCCCGACGCAAAGCTGAGCCTGTTCGGCCAGGAGTACAACCCGCAGTCGTACGCGATCTGCAAATCCGATCTGCTGGCCAAGGGGCACGACGCGACCAACATCGCGTTCGGCAACACGCTGACCAACGACGCGTTCAAGGGCCGCCAGTTCGACTACTGCATGTCCAACCCGCCGTACGGCGTCGACTGGAAGCAGTACGCCAAGGAGGTCAAGAAGGAGTGCGACAAGGCTGGCCCCCACGGCCGGTTCGCCCCCGGTTTGCCGCCGACCTCGGACGGGCAGATGCTCTTCCTGCTTCACCTGGCGCACAAGATGCGCGCGCCGGAGGACGGCGGCGGCCGGGCCGGGATCGTGATGAACGGTTCGCCACTCTTCAACGGCGGAGCCGAGTCCGGCCCCTCCAACATCCGCAAGTGGCTGCTGGAGAACGACCTGGTCGATGCCATCGTCGCGCTGCCGACCAACATGTTCTTCAACACCGGCATCGCCACCTACATCTGGATTCTCGACAACACCAAACACCCCGAGCGCAAGGGCAAGGTCCAGCTCATCGACGGCACGTCGTTCTGGACCAAGATGCGCAAGAACCTCGGCTCGAAGGGCCGCGAGATCAGCGACGCCGACCGCGCCGAAATCGTGAAGCTGTATGCCGAATTCGACGATGCCGACCCCGACTTCTCCAAGGTGTTGCGCAACGACGAGTTCGGCTACTGGACCATCACCGTCGAGCGCCCGCTCCTCGACGAATCCGGCAAACCGGTCGTCGACCGCAAGGGCAAGCCCAAGCCGGACACCAAGAAGCGCGACACCGAGAACGTTCCCTTCACCTACGGCGGCTCGACCGCCGGTGCGGCAGGCAAGACCGAGGTCATTCAGGCGTACTTCGACGCCGAGGTGAAACCGCACGTCCCCGACGCCTGGATCGACTGGGCCAAGGTCAAAACCGGCTACGAGATCCCTTTTACCCGCCACTTCTACAAGTACATCCCACCCCGCCCCCTCGCCGAGATCGACGCCGACCTGGAAAAACAGGTCGCCAAGATCCTCGACCTCCTGCGGGAGGTGGAGGGATGA
- a CDS encoding helix-turn-helix domain-containing protein, protein MSSQPCDGLPVGQRIKYYRERAGMSRRVLAGLVGRSAEWVKAVEVGRLQVPRLSMLLKIAQALGLGDLAVLTGNGDAVPVRLFAGERHAALSAVQAALTEYRVTPAAEPPNVAHLGYRLDQAWRVRHSCPDHRTQLGALLPDLIRDAQRAVRTLRGDQRRDARRVLSGVYQLADFFVAYQPAPELVWMVADRALTEGQEADDPYVIAGGAWAMVQALRDAGRWEEAITLAGDAVRQLEPYVDGGSADWRGMVGALEAEIAYVHARRGRHGEAWSHWRSAERIARGLGSGYRHVQSSFSQPVVGAHAVTLGVELRRPAEALRAADSFDPGAIASVARRSRHLIEVSRAHFQRGDRHAAWALLNRSERTAPETIRYNGFAREMLLDLRKRPPVGLAEDVRDLCQRVGIAA, encoded by the coding sequence ATGTCTTCGCAGCCGTGTGATGGTCTGCCGGTTGGGCAGCGCATCAAGTATTACCGTGAGCGTGCCGGGATGTCTCGGCGGGTGCTGGCTGGTCTTGTGGGCCGTTCTGCCGAGTGGGTTAAGGCGGTTGAGGTTGGCCGGTTGCAGGTGCCGAGGTTGTCGATGTTGCTCAAGATCGCGCAGGCGCTGGGACTTGGTGACCTTGCCGTGCTTACGGGTAACGGTGATGCCGTGCCGGTTCGGTTGTTCGCTGGTGAGCGGCATGCCGCGCTTTCGGCGGTGCAGGCAGCGTTGACGGAGTACCGGGTCACGCCTGCCGCTGAGCCGCCGAATGTTGCCCACCTTGGGTATCGGCTTGATCAGGCGTGGCGTGTGCGGCACTCCTGTCCTGACCACCGCACCCAGCTCGGGGCGCTGTTGCCGGATCTGATCCGTGATGCGCAGCGGGCCGTGCGAACGTTACGCGGAGACCAGCGGCGTGATGCCCGTCGCGTGTTGTCGGGTGTGTATCAGTTGGCCGATTTCTTTGTCGCGTATCAGCCGGCGCCGGAGTTGGTGTGGATGGTCGCTGACCGCGCGCTGACCGAGGGGCAGGAGGCTGATGATCCGTACGTGATCGCTGGCGGGGCTTGGGCGATGGTGCAGGCGCTGCGGGATGCGGGTCGGTGGGAGGAGGCGATCACGCTGGCTGGTGATGCGGTGCGGCAGTTGGAACCTTACGTCGATGGCGGGTCTGCTGACTGGCGCGGCATGGTTGGTGCGCTGGAGGCGGAGATCGCTTACGTGCACGCCCGCCGAGGTCGGCATGGTGAGGCGTGGTCGCACTGGCGGAGCGCGGAGCGGATAGCGCGTGGTCTGGGCTCGGGTTACCGGCATGTCCAGTCGTCGTTCTCGCAGCCCGTGGTCGGGGCGCATGCGGTGACGCTGGGTGTGGAGTTGCGCCGCCCAGCCGAGGCTTTGCGGGCTGCTGATTCGTTCGATCCTGGAGCGATTGCCTCGGTGGCGCGTCGTAGCCGGCATCTGATCGAGGTATCGCGGGCGCATTTTCAGCGTGGCGACCGGCATGCGGCGTGGGCGTTGCTGAACCGAAGTGAGCGCACCGCGCCGGAGACGATCCGCTACAACGGGTTCGCCCGCGAGATGCTGCTCGATCTTCGGAAGCGGCCTCCGGTTGGTTTGGCTGAGGACGTGCGGGATCTTTGCCAGCGGGTTGGTATCGCCGCGTAG